One part of the Acetoanaerobium sticklandii genome encodes these proteins:
- the rnmV gene encoding ribonuclease M5, with the protein MIKEVIVVEGKDDISAVKKAVDAEVIATNGYGFPKGVVERIIKAHKERGIIVLTDPDYAGERIRDKITKLVGNCKHAFISKEAGLKNDDVGVENASPESIIQALEKARYEEVDKRNEFTQADMLRYDLVGMENASFRRDVLGKKLGIGYCNAKQFLNRLNNYGIEREEFEAALKELEIDNE; encoded by the coding sequence ATGATTAAAGAAGTAATAGTTGTAGAGGGCAAAGATGACATCTCAGCCGTAAAAAAAGCTGTAGATGCTGAAGTTATAGCTACAAATGGATACGGCTTTCCAAAAGGAGTAGTTGAAAGAATAATAAAGGCTCACAAGGAAAGAGGCATAATAGTTCTTACTGATCCAGACTATGCTGGAGAGCGAATAAGAGACAAAATAACAAAGCTAGTAGGAAATTGCAAGCATGCCTTTATATCAAAAGAAGCTGGACTGAAAAATGACGATGTAGGTGTGGAAAATGCTTCACCAGAGAGCATAATACAGGCTCTTGAAAAAGCTAGATATGAAGAAGTGGATAAGAGAAATGAATTTACTCAGGCTGATATGCTAAGGTATGACTTAGTAGGAATGGAAAATGCCAGCTTTAGAAGAGATGTACTTGGAAAGAAGCTAGGAATAGGCTATTGCAATGCAAAGCAGTTTTTAAACAGGCTCAATAACTATGGTATTGAAAGAGAAGAATTTGAAGCGGCATTAAAGGAGCTGGAAATAGATAATGAATAA
- a CDS encoding TatD family hydrolase: MKLFDTHAHLDDERFDEDRELLIEKLKEENVSLVVNPGADMKTSRAAIKLSEKYDFIYAAVGIHPHDVKDIKEEDLIELEQMAKHEKVVAIGEIGLDYYYDNSPRELQREFFIKQIELANKVNLPIIIHSRDASIQTYEILKEYKKDIGCVLHCFSQSMEMAELYLKLGCHLSFAGPLTFKKSHKLKEVARNMPLDKIFIETDAPYLTPEPFRGRRNDPAKVKYVAEELSNLRAISVDKIAEITMENAIKFFNISL; encoded by the coding sequence ATGAAACTTTTTGATACACATGCACATTTGGATGATGAGAGATTTGACGAAGATAGAGAGCTTTTAATTGAAAAATTAAAAGAAGAAAATGTATCGCTTGTTGTCAATCCAGGAGCAGATATGAAAACCTCAAGAGCTGCTATAAAGCTATCAGAGAAATATGATTTCATTTACGCTGCTGTGGGAATTCATCCTCATGATGTAAAGGATATAAAAGAAGAAGATTTGATAGAGCTTGAGCAGATGGCAAAGCACGAAAAGGTGGTTGCTATAGGCGAAATTGGACTGGATTATTATTATGATAATTCTCCTAGAGAGCTCCAAAGAGAGTTTTTTATAAAGCAGATTGAGCTTGCAAATAAAGTAAATCTACCTATAATAATTCACTCTAGAGATGCATCTATCCAGACCTATGAAATTTTAAAGGAATATAAAAAGGATATAGGATGCGTGCTTCATTGCTTTAGTCAAAGCATGGAAATGGCTGAGCTTTATCTTAAGCTAGGCTGTCATCTTTCATTTGCTGGTCCTCTTACCTTTAAAAAGAGCCACAAGCTAAAAGAGGTTGCTAGAAATATGCCTCTAGATAAAATTTTCATAGAAACAGATGCACCATATCTTACTCCAGAGCCATTTAGAGGAAGACGAAATGACCCAGCTAAAGTTAAATATGTAGCAGAAGAGTTATCTAATCTAAGAGCAATATCAGTGGATAAAATAGCTGAGATTACTATGGAAAACGCCATTAAGTTTTTTAATATAAGTTTGTAG
- the rsmA gene encoding 16S rRNA (adenine(1518)-N(6)/adenine(1519)-N(6))-dimethyltransferase RsmA has protein sequence MNNLASHKITKDIVSKYGFRFTKSLGQNFLVDEHVLSQIVDSAEIDSEDTVIEIGPGIGTLTRELSYRAKQVISIEIDKNLIPILSETLADRDNIKIINQDILKTDLHELVNEFSPDRKVKVVANLPYYITTPIIMRFLEEKVPLKTMVIMIQKEVANRINAVPSTKDYGSLSVAVQYYCDTDIVAKAPKGAFIPEPGVDSAVIKLEVKEDKGIELIDEDLFFEVVKAAFSKRRKTLLNALSTFGNIGGKQEAKMALEIANIDAQLRGETLDMKQFASLANAYAKVLNK, from the coding sequence ATGAATAATTTAGCCTCGCATAAAATTACAAAAGATATAGTAAGCAAATACGGTTTTAGATTTACTAAGTCTCTTGGACAGAATTTTCTAGTCGATGAGCATGTACTGAGCCAAATAGTTGATAGTGCTGAAATAGATAGTGAAGATACTGTAATAGAGATTGGACCAGGTATAGGAACGCTTACTAGAGAGCTGTCATATAGAGCAAAACAGGTTATAAGTATAGAAATCGACAAGAACTTAATACCTATACTAAGTGAAACTCTCGCTGATAGAGACAATATTAAGATAATAAATCAGGATATACTCAAAACTGATTTGCATGAGCTAGTAAATGAATTTTCACCAGATAGGAAGGTTAAGGTAGTTGCTAATTTGCCATATTACATTACGACTCCTATAATAATGAGATTCCTAGAAGAAAAAGTTCCACTTAAAACCATGGTTATTATGATTCAAAAGGAAGTTGCAAATAGAATAAACGCTGTACCTAGCACAAAGGATTATGGCTCTCTTTCTGTAGCAGTTCAGTATTATTGTGATACTGATATCGTTGCAAAAGCTCCAAAAGGAGCATTTATCCCAGAACCTGGCGTTGATTCTGCGGTTATAAAGCTCGAGGTCAAAGAGGATAAAGGGATAGAGCTTATAGATGAAGACTTATTTTTTGAAGTAGTAAAAGCGGCATTTTCAAAAAGAAGAAAAACTCTTCTTAATGCACTTTCGACCTTTGGAAACATAGGGGGAAAGCAAGAAGCTAAAATGGCATTAGAAATTGCTAATATAGATGCTCAGCTTAGAGGAGAAACTCTTGATATGAAGCAGTTTGCTTCACTTGCAAATGCCTATGCAAAGGTGCTAAATAAATAG
- the purR gene encoding pur operon repressor produces MKLKRNERIGAIVKILTEHPNKTFTLSYFTEKFNTAKSTLSEDVMLVKSVFERMKLGRVITIPGASGGVRYIPDVSKDEVYNFLQTISKKIQSEDRVLPGGFLYLIDIIYDPDIVASIGNIFASVIDYTNVDYLVTIETKGIPMALMTAKAMNIPLLIIRKNSKISEGSSLGITYVSGTSGTVQTMSLPRRNIKEGSRVILIDDFMRGGGTLKGMHDLMKEFKVEVAATGVLISTTKPEEKMIDNYFSLLELDEQSVKNKVWPNEKIINKISENLNL; encoded by the coding sequence ATGAAATTAAAAAGAAACGAACGAATAGGTGCAATAGTAAAAATACTTACAGAGCATCCGAACAAAACATTTACTTTAAGTTATTTTACTGAAAAATTCAATACAGCAAAATCCACTTTGAGTGAAGATGTCATGCTTGTAAAAAGTGTATTTGAAAGAATGAAGCTAGGAAGAGTAATAACCATTCCAGGAGCATCTGGAGGGGTGAGATATATTCCTGACGTTTCAAAGGATGAAGTTTACAACTTTCTTCAAACCATAAGCAAAAAAATTCAAAGCGAAGATAGAGTTCTTCCAGGAGGATTTTTATATCTTATAGATATAATTTACGATCCAGACATTGTTGCGTCTATCGGAAATATTTTTGCATCAGTGATTGACTATACAAATGTAGATTATTTGGTGACCATAGAAACTAAAGGGATCCCTATGGCGCTTATGACCGCCAAAGCTATGAACATACCACTGCTCATTATAAGAAAGAACTCTAAGATTTCTGAGGGCTCATCTCTTGGAATTACATATGTATCTGGGACTAGTGGAACTGTTCAGACGATGAGCTTGCCACGCAGAAATATAAAAGAGGGCTCTAGGGTAATTCTCATAGATGACTTTATGAGGGGCGGAGGAACTTTGAAGGGAATGCATGATTTAATGAAGGAATTCAAAGTTGAAGTTGCAGCTACTGGAGTATTAATATCGACCACCAAGCCTGAAGAAAAGATGATAGATAATTACTTTTCTCTTCTAGAACTAGATGAACAAAGTGTAAAGAACAAGGTTTGGCCAAACGAAAAAATAATTAACAAAATTTCAGAAAATTTAAATCTTTAG
- the murC gene encoding UDP-N-acetylmuramate--L-alanine ligase, with amino-acid sequence MKIHFIGIGGISMSGLAHVCINLGYEVSGSDKSMSPILQKLINEGATIYIGHDESQLNEDIDLVVYTAAVKEDNPELAKARRLKLNIIDRAQFLGDIMKKYENSIAISGTHGKTTTTSMTTVVFNANDEDPTVLVGGNLSVIDGNVRIGNSEVFITEACEYVDSFLKFYPKIAIILNVEEDHLDYFSGLEQIEASFAKFASQVKPDGFVIANGDDENILKALKDVDKTKIYFGRNKNCQAIIHDEVYNSSGYATFSLSMDDKFIGRFTLKVPGKHNVLNATAAILSAYVSKLPLDAIKTGIESYTGVGRRFEYKGEVNGIKVYDDYAHHPTEVAATLSAAKMIKHHLLYTIFQPHTYTRTKELLDRFAVSFNDSDVVIISDIYASRENDPGNIHSKDLVEAIKKSGKDALYIGSLDEVQNYLGSVLEPEDIVFTIGAGDVYTLGESLLHKTNS; translated from the coding sequence ATGAAGATACATTTTATAGGAATCGGCGGTATCAGCATGAGCGGACTTGCTCACGTCTGTATTAACTTAGGGTACGAGGTGTCAGGCTCAGACAAATCCATGAGTCCAATTTTGCAAAAGCTTATTAATGAGGGCGCTACTATTTACATAGGACATGACGAGTCACAATTAAATGAAGATATAGATTTAGTAGTTTATACAGCTGCTGTAAAGGAAGATAATCCCGAGCTTGCAAAAGCAAGACGTTTAAAATTAAACATCATTGATAGAGCTCAATTTTTAGGCGATATCATGAAAAAATATGAAAATTCTATTGCTATCTCAGGAACTCATGGCAAAACAACCACTACCTCAATGACAACTGTTGTTTTTAACGCAAACGACGAGGATCCTACAGTTTTAGTCGGTGGAAATCTAAGTGTCATCGATGGAAATGTCAGAATAGGTAACTCTGAGGTTTTTATAACTGAAGCCTGTGAATATGTGGACAGCTTCTTAAAATTTTATCCTAAAATAGCAATTATTTTAAATGTAGAGGAAGACCATTTAGATTATTTTTCAGGCTTAGAGCAAATCGAGGCTTCCTTCGCAAAGTTTGCATCTCAGGTAAAGCCTGATGGCTTTGTAATTGCAAACGGAGATGACGAAAATATACTTAAAGCTTTGAAAGATGTAGATAAAACTAAAATATATTTTGGAAGAAATAAAAATTGTCAGGCAATAATTCACGATGAGGTTTACAATTCATCAGGATATGCAACTTTTTCTTTATCTATGGATGATAAATTCATAGGCAGATTCACTTTAAAAGTGCCTGGAAAGCACAACGTTCTCAATGCTACAGCAGCTATACTATCTGCTTATGTAAGCAAGCTTCCACTTGATGCAATAAAAACTGGTATAGAATCCTATACTGGTGTTGGCAGAAGATTTGAATATAAAGGCGAAGTAAACGGAATCAAAGTTTATGACGATTATGCTCATCACCCTACTGAAGTTGCCGCTACTCTAAGCGCTGCTAAGATGATTAAGCATCATTTACTTTATACTATTTTTCAGCCTCACACCTATACTAGAACCAAAGAGCTTCTAGATAGATTTGCAGTTAGCTTTAACGATTCAGATGTAGTTATTATCTCTGATATCTATGCATCTAGAGAAAATGACCCTGGCAATATCCACTCAAAGGATTTGGTCGAAGCTATAAAAAAATCTGGCAAGGATGCTCTATACATAGGTTCACTAGATGAGGTTCAAAACTATCTAGGTTCTGTACTTGAGCCAGAAGACATTGTATTTACTATAGGTGCTGGAGATGTGTACACTCTAGGAGAATCATTGCTTCATAAAACAAATTCATAA
- the glmU gene encoding bifunctional UDP-N-acetylglucosamine diphosphorylase/glucosamine-1-phosphate N-acetyltransferase GlmU, with translation MNLKIVILAAGQGTRMKSKIPKVLHKVLDKPMLDHVMEAAQVVTNNKPIVVIGHMSDMVREHLGDKAEIALQEEQLGTGHAVMMAEHYIDDEDEVLILCGDTPLIKGETLKEMTKIKSEGYAAVVMSAVEDDPTGYGRIIRDGSNDFMRIREQKDASEEEKAIKEINAGMYIIDGKLLKENLSKLSVNNAQREYYLTDVLEHIKNAGHRIGVYQADKMEIMGVNSRLQLSEAERIMRLDVNKMHMANGVTLIDTNSTYIDKNVKIGRDTIIYPNCHIKGNSVIGEDCIIRENTTIEDSHIEDHVTIKSSTILSSKVGARTTIGPYAYLRPKTVLGEDVKIGDFVEVKNAEIGNGSKASHLSYIGDAIVGKNVNIGCGVVFVNYDGKNKFKSIVEDNAFIGSNSNLVAPVTVKEGGYIATGSTVTVDVPEGALCVARAREVIKEGWRTKKGL, from the coding sequence ATGAACTTGAAGATTGTAATCCTTGCTGCTGGTCAGGGAACAAGGATGAAATCCAAGATTCCAAAGGTACTGCATAAGGTTTTAGATAAGCCCATGCTAGACCATGTAATGGAAGCTGCTCAGGTGGTAACAAATAATAAACCAATAGTGGTAATTGGCCATATGTCGGATATGGTAAGAGAACACTTAGGAGATAAAGCTGAAATTGCACTTCAAGAGGAACAGCTTGGAACAGGGCATGCAGTCATGATGGCGGAGCATTATATTGACGATGAAGATGAGGTCCTTATACTTTGCGGAGATACACCGCTTATTAAAGGTGAAACCTTAAAAGAGATGACAAAAATAAAATCAGAGGGTTATGCAGCCGTTGTTATGAGCGCAGTAGAAGATGACCCAACTGGATACGGAAGAATAATAAGGGATGGGTCAAACGACTTTATGCGCATCAGAGAGCAAAAGGATGCAAGTGAAGAGGAAAAGGCCATTAAAGAGATTAATGCAGGAATGTACATAATAGATGGAAAGCTTTTGAAAGAAAACCTATCGAAATTAAGTGTAAACAATGCCCAAAGAGAATATTATCTCACAGATGTCCTAGAGCATATAAAAAATGCAGGACATAGAATTGGTGTTTATCAAGCTGATAAAATGGAGATTATGGGTGTAAATAGCAGACTTCAGCTTAGTGAAGCTGAAAGAATTATGAGACTTGACGTAAACAAAATGCACATGGCAAATGGAGTGACATTAATAGATACAAACTCAACCTATATCGATAAAAATGTTAAAATAGGAAGAGATACTATAATATATCCTAACTGCCATATAAAAGGAAACAGCGTTATAGGTGAAGATTGTATTATAAGAGAAAATACTACAATAGAGGATTCTCATATAGAGGATCATGTTACTATAAAAAGCTCAACTATATTAAGTAGCAAGGTAGGAGCTAGAACTACAATTGGACCATATGCTTATCTAAGACCAAAAACAGTTTTGGGAGAAGATGTAAAAATAGGTGATTTTGTAGAAGTCAAAAATGCTGAGATAGGAAACGGCTCAAAAGCATCTCATCTTTCATATATAGGTGATGCAATAGTTGGAAAAAATGTTAATATAGGATGCGGCGTAGTATTTGTGAATTACGATGGGAAAAATAAATTTAAGAGCATTGTTGAAGATAATGCCTTTATAGGATCTAATTCTAATCTGGTAGCACCAGTTACAGTAAAAGAAGGTGGCTATATAGCTACTGGCTCTACTGTTACAGTAGATGTTCCAGAGGGTGCTTTATGCGTAGCAAGAGCTAGAGAGGTAATAAAAGAAGGCTGGAGAACTAAAAAAGGATTATAG
- the spoVG gene encoding septation regulator SpoVG: protein MEITDVRVGKLSEEGKMRGIVSVTFDNAFVVHDIKIIEGQSGLFIAMPSRKVGEGEFRDIAHPINSEMRKSLQDDILRAYEEAKVRMEVEEDEDYVEQE, encoded by the coding sequence ATGGAAATTACGGATGTGAGAGTTGGGAAACTATCAGAAGAAGGTAAAATGAGAGGTATTGTGTCAGTGACCTTTGACAATGCTTTTGTTGTTCACGATATCAAAATCATTGAAGGACAAAGTGGATTGTTTATTGCTATGCCTAGCAGAAAGGTTGGAGAAGGAGAGTTTAGAGATATTGCACATCCTATAAATTCTGAGATGAGAAAATCCCTCCAGGATGACATTTTAAGAGCCTATGAGGAAGCTAAGGTCAGAATGGAAGTTGAAGAAGACGAGGATTATGTAGAGCAAGAATAA